The following coding sequences are from one Bos taurus isolate L1 Dominette 01449 registration number 42190680 breed Hereford chromosome 26, ARS-UCD2.0, whole genome shotgun sequence window:
- the EMX2 gene encoding homeobox protein EMX2, with the protein MFQPAPKRCFTIESLVAKDSPLPASRSEDPIRPAALSYANSSPINPFLNGFHSAAAAAAAGRGVYSNPDLVFAEAVSHPPNPAVPVHPVPPPHALAAHPLPSSHSPHPLFASQQRDPSTFYPWLIHRYRYLGHRFQGNDASPESFLLHNALARKPKRIRTAFSPSQLLRLEHAFEKNHYVVGAERKQLAHSLSLTETQVKVWFQNRRTKFKRQKLEEEGSDSQQKKKGTHHINRWRIATKQASPEEIDVTSDD; encoded by the exons ATGTTCCAGCCGGCGCCCAAGCGCTGCTTCACCATCGAGTCGCTGGTGGCCAAGGACAGTCCCCTGCCCGCCTCGCGCTCCGAGGATCCCATCCGTCCCGCGGCGCTCAGCTACGCCAACTCCAGCCCCATAAACCCGTTCCTCAACGGCTTCCactcggccgccgccgccgctgccgccggcAGGGGCGTCTACTCCAACCCGGACTTGGTGTTCGCCGAGGCGGTCTCGCACCCGCCCAACCCGGCCGTGCCAGTGCACCCGGTGCCGCCGCCGCACGCCTTGGCCgcccaccccctgccctcctcGCACTCGCCACACCCCCTCTTCGCCTCGCAGCAGCGGGACCCGTCCACCTTCTACCCCTGGCTCATCCATCGCTATCGATATCTGGGCCACCGCTTCCAAG GGAACGACGCAAGCCCGGAGAGCTTCCTTTTGCACAACGCCCTGGCCCGAAAGCCGAAGCGGATCCGCACCGCCTTTTCCCCGTCCCAGCTTCTGAGGCTGGAACACGCCTTCGAGAAGAATCACTACGTGGTGGGCGCCGAGAGGAAGCAGTTGGCGCACAGCCTCAGCCTCACGGAAACTCAG GTAAAAGTATGGTTTCAGAACCGCAGGACGAAGTTCAAAAGGCAGAAGCTGGAGGAAGAAGGCTCAGATtcgcaacaaaagaaaaaagggacGCACCATATTAACCGGTGGAGGATCGCCACAAAGCAGGCGAGTCCCGAGGAAATAGATGTGACCTCAGACGATTAA
- the EMX2 gene encoding homeobox protein EMX2 isoform X1 yields MFQPAPKRCFTIESLVAKDSPLPASRSEDPIRPAALSYANSSPINPFLNGFHSAAAAAAAGRGVYSNPDLVFAEAVSHPPNPAVPVHPVPPPHALAAHPLPSSHSPHPLFASQQRDPSTFYPWLIHRYRYLGHRFQGKSMVSEPQDEVQKAEAGGRRLRFATKEKRDAPY; encoded by the exons ATGTTCCAGCCGGCGCCCAAGCGCTGCTTCACCATCGAGTCGCTGGTGGCCAAGGACAGTCCCCTGCCCGCCTCGCGCTCCGAGGATCCCATCCGTCCCGCGGCGCTCAGCTACGCCAACTCCAGCCCCATAAACCCGTTCCTCAACGGCTTCCactcggccgccgccgccgctgccgccggcAGGGGCGTCTACTCCAACCCGGACTTGGTGTTCGCCGAGGCGGTCTCGCACCCGCCCAACCCGGCCGTGCCAGTGCACCCGGTGCCGCCGCCGCACGCCTTGGCCgcccaccccctgccctcctcGCACTCGCCACACCCCCTCTTCGCCTCGCAGCAGCGGGACCCGTCCACCTTCTACCCCTGGCTCATCCATCGCTATCGATATCTGGGCCACCGCTTCCAAG GTAAAAGTATGGTTTCAGAACCGCAGGACGAAGTTCAAAAGGCAGAAGCTGGAGGAAGAAGGCTCAGATtcgcaacaaaagaaaaaagggacGCACCATATTAA